A genomic window from Sphingomonas taxi includes:
- the xylB gene encoding xylulokinase, with protein sequence MFLGIDIGTSGVKAVVLDTHGSVVGQGTAALTVQRPQPLWSEQDPEAWWQATTAAVQAIDPEVRRAVRGIGLAGQMHGATLLGADDRPLRPAILWNDGRSHAECVELEAAVPELHDIAGNLAMPGFTAPKLQWVRHHEPEVFAQIATVLLPKDYVRLQMTGEKLSDMSDSAGTLWLDVAGRRWSDTLLAATGLTEAQMPALVEGSATAGRLRPDVAELWGMGSVPVAGGGGDNAAGAAGVGAVRDGDALLSLGTSGVIFVATDRFRPNVAGAVHAFCHCLPDMWHQMAVHLSAASCIDWVARITGAAGAADLFARAERAGPGAGPELFLPYLSGERTPHNDAQVRGAFLRLDNDTGPDRLAQAVLEGVGFALADGIRVLRDAGTTIERLSVIGGGARSRYWGETLAATMDVELVYLQGGEVGPALGAARLAQLTVDGGSPADVCQAPPVSHVITPDPALVERLAPKGAAFRDAYPRIRTL encoded by the coding sequence ATGTTTCTCGGCATCGATATCGGCACCTCCGGGGTCAAGGCGGTCGTCCTCGACACCCACGGCAGCGTCGTCGGACAGGGCACCGCCGCGCTGACCGTGCAGCGGCCGCAGCCGCTCTGGTCGGAACAGGACCCCGAAGCCTGGTGGCAGGCGACGACCGCGGCGGTGCAGGCGATCGATCCCGAGGTGCGCCGCGCGGTACGCGGCATCGGCCTCGCCGGTCAGATGCACGGCGCGACGCTGCTCGGCGCCGACGACCGGCCGCTGCGCCCGGCGATCCTGTGGAACGACGGCCGCTCGCACGCCGAATGCGTCGAGCTGGAAGCGGCGGTGCCCGAATTGCACGACATCGCCGGCAATCTGGCGATGCCGGGCTTCACCGCGCCCAAGCTGCAATGGGTCCGCCATCACGAGCCGGAGGTGTTCGCGCAGATCGCCACCGTGCTGCTGCCCAAGGACTATGTCCGGCTGCAGATGACCGGCGAGAAGCTCTCAGATATGTCCGACTCGGCGGGAACGTTGTGGCTCGACGTCGCCGGCCGGCGCTGGAGCGACACGTTGCTCGCCGCCACCGGCCTCACCGAAGCGCAGATGCCCGCGCTGGTCGAGGGCAGCGCCACCGCCGGCCGCCTGCGTCCCGACGTCGCCGAACTCTGGGGCATGGGCAGCGTGCCGGTCGCCGGCGGCGGCGGCGACAATGCCGCGGGTGCGGCAGGCGTCGGCGCGGTGCGCGACGGCGATGCGTTGCTGTCGCTCGGTACCTCGGGCGTGATCTTCGTCGCCACTGATCGCTTCCGCCCCAATGTCGCGGGTGCGGTCCATGCCTTCTGCCACTGCCTGCCCGATATGTGGCACCAGATGGCGGTTCACCTATCCGCCGCCTCGTGTATCGACTGGGTCGCCAGGATCACCGGCGCGGCGGGCGCCGCGGACCTGTTCGCGCGCGCCGAGCGCGCCGGACCGGGTGCCGGGCCGGAGCTGTTCCTCCCCTATCTCTCCGGCGAACGCACCCCCCATAATGACGCGCAGGTCCGCGGCGCCTTCCTCCGGCTCGACAACGACACCGGTCCCGACCGGCTGGCGCAGGCGGTGCTCGAGGGCGTCGGCTTCGCGCTCGCCGACGGCATCCGCGTGCTGCGCGACGCCGGCACGACGATCGAGCGCCTGTCGGTAATCGGCGGCGGTGCGCGCTCGCGCTATTGGGGCGAAACGCTCGCCGCGACGATGGACGTCGAGCTCGTCTACCTGCAAGGCGGCGAGGTCGGCCCGGCGCTCGGCGCCGCGCGCCTCGCCCAGCTCACGGTCGACGGCGGCAGCCCCGCCGACGTCTGTCAGGCACCCCCCGTGTCCCATGTGATCACCCCCGATCCGGCGCTCGTCGAGCGCCTCGCTCCCAAGGGCGCCGCCTTCCGCGATGCCTATCCCCGCATAAGGACCCTCTGA
- the xylA gene encoding xylose isomerase — translation MMADFFADIPQIRYEGPDSDNELAYRFYDKNRVVLGKTMEEHLRFAACFWHTFCWPGSDVFGGGTFNRPWHRGANDSAAAAEKREVAFDFFQKLDVPFYCFHDVDVMADAANVTEHRRYFAEAVDHLEKLQASSGRKLLWGTANLFSHPRFAAGGATNPDPEVYAFGAMQVRDALEATHRLGGQNYVLWGGREGYETLLNTDMKRELDNFGRFLSLVVEHKHKIGFTGTILIEPKPHEPTKHQYDFDTATVYGFLKRYGLENEVRVNIEANHATLSGHTFEHEIATASALGIFGSIDANRGDPQNGWDTDQFPNSVEELTLAMVEILRAGGFTTGGFNFDAKVRRQSIDAIDLFHGHVGGIDVVAKGLLNAAALIEDGRLDAAKTERYAGWTGEFGGKIADLDLAGIADLAIAQNIDPQPRSGGQERLENLINRFL, via the coding sequence CTGATGGCTGACTTTTTCGCCGACATCCCGCAGATTCGCTACGAAGGACCGGATAGCGACAACGAACTCGCCTACCGTTTCTACGACAAGAATCGCGTCGTGCTCGGCAAGACGATGGAAGAGCATCTGCGCTTCGCCGCCTGCTTCTGGCACACCTTCTGCTGGCCCGGCTCCGACGTGTTCGGCGGCGGCACCTTCAACCGCCCGTGGCACCGTGGCGCCAACGACAGCGCCGCGGCGGCCGAGAAGCGTGAGGTCGCGTTCGACTTCTTCCAGAAGCTCGACGTGCCCTTCTACTGCTTCCACGACGTCGACGTGATGGCCGATGCCGCCAACGTTACCGAGCATCGCCGCTATTTCGCGGAAGCCGTCGACCACCTCGAAAAGCTCCAGGCCTCGTCGGGCCGCAAGCTGCTGTGGGGCACCGCCAATCTGTTCAGCCACCCGCGCTTCGCCGCCGGCGGCGCGACCAACCCTGATCCCGAAGTCTATGCCTTCGGTGCGATGCAGGTCCGCGACGCGCTCGAGGCGACGCATCGCCTCGGCGGCCAGAATTACGTCCTCTGGGGCGGTCGCGAGGGCTATGAGACGCTGCTCAACACCGACATGAAGCGCGAGCTGGACAATTTCGGCCGCTTCCTCAGCCTCGTCGTCGAGCACAAGCACAAGATCGGCTTCACCGGCACGATCCTGATCGAACCGAAGCCGCACGAGCCGACCAAGCACCAGTATGACTTCGACACCGCGACGGTGTACGGCTTCCTCAAGCGCTACGGCCTCGAGAACGAGGTGCGTGTCAACATCGAGGCGAACCATGCCACGCTGTCGGGCCACACCTTCGAGCATGAGATCGCCACCGCCAGCGCGCTTGGCATCTTCGGCTCGATCGACGCCAACCGCGGCGATCCGCAGAACGGCTGGGACACCGACCAATTCCCCAATTCGGTCGAGGAACTGACGCTGGCGATGGTCGAGATCCTGCGCGCGGGCGGCTTCACCACCGGCGGCTTCAACTTCGACGCCAAGGTGCGCCGTCAGTCGATCGACGCGATCGACCTGTTCCACGGCCATGTCGGCGGCATCGACGTCGTTGCCAAGGGCCTGCTCAACGCCGCCGCGCTGATCGAGGACGGTCGTCTCGACGCCGCCAAGACCGAGCGTTACGCGGGCTGGACGGGCGAGTTCGGCGGCAAGATCGCCGACCTCGACCTCGCCGGCATCGCCGATCTCGCGATCGCGCAGAACATCGATCCGCAGCCGCGCTCGGGCGGCCAGGAGCGGCTCGAGAACCTCATCAACCGTTTCCTCTAA
- a CDS encoding alpha/beta hydrolase yields the protein MRHHIHAAAIAHLLRPIGAGILAAATLAAPVQAQNDKMVPIPTPAQPGAITLDTGKLPGATAPEAWHSQYGSVFTRNVTVATLTPFLPDPARATGAAVIVAPGGGFRTLSMENEGWDVARALAAKGVAAFVLKYRLNPTPADMPGFERSMAEIFAPGARPPRPRADAMAAGLAPQIADARAAFALVRKRAAEWHVDADRIGMIGFSAGAMLTMATTLTGGDARPAFIGNIYGPLTAVTVPADAPPMFVALAADDPFFANNGFGLIDSWRTAKRPVEFHLFEQGGHGFGMYPKPTTSTGWFEELTRWLDMHGLLKRRG from the coding sequence ATGAGACACCATATCCACGCCGCCGCGATCGCCCATCTGCTGCGGCCGATCGGGGCCGGCATCCTCGCCGCCGCCACGCTGGCCGCGCCCGTTCAGGCGCAGAACGACAAGATGGTGCCGATCCCCACCCCGGCACAGCCGGGCGCGATCACGCTCGATACCGGCAAGCTGCCCGGCGCGACCGCACCGGAGGCCTGGCACAGCCAATATGGCAGCGTCTTCACCCGCAACGTCACCGTCGCGACGCTGACCCCCTTCCTGCCCGATCCCGCCAGGGCGACCGGTGCGGCGGTCATCGTCGCGCCGGGCGGCGGCTTCCGCACGCTGTCGATGGAGAATGAGGGCTGGGACGTCGCCCGCGCGCTCGCCGCCAAGGGCGTCGCCGCCTTCGTGCTCAAATACCGGCTCAACCCGACGCCCGCCGACATGCCCGGCTTCGAACGGTCGATGGCCGAGATCTTCGCGCCCGGCGCCCGCCCGCCGCGTCCGCGCGCCGATGCGATGGCCGCCGGCCTCGCCCCGCAGATCGCCGACGCGCGTGCCGCCTTCGCCCTGGTCCGCAAGCGCGCCGCCGAATGGCACGTCGACGCCGACCGGATCGGCATGATCGGCTTCTCCGCCGGCGCGATGCTGACGATGGCGACGACGCTGACCGGCGGCGATGCCAGGCCTGCCTTCATCGGCAACATCTATGGCCCGCTAACGGCGGTCACCGTGCCCGCCGACGCGCCGCCGATGTTCGTCGCGCTCGCCGCCGACGATCCGTTCTTCGCCAATAACGGCTTCGGCCTGATCGACAGCTGGCGCACCGCCAAGCGCCCGGTCGAATTCCACCTGTTCGAACAGGGCGGCCATGGCTTCGGCATGTACCCGAAACCGACGACCAGCACCGGCTGGTTCGAGGAATTAACCCGCTGGCTCGACATGCATGGCCTGCTGAAGCGTCGCGGCTGA
- a CDS encoding agmatine deiminase family protein, translated as MTVVPPPAEWAPHDAVWIGFPSHPELWEEDLDPARAEVAAFARAVHAEGRGETVILVAADAEAGAAARTMAPFAEVVVEPFGDIWLRDTGPILLGNGEACDFGFNGWGGKYDLPGDDTIGLRLAKQRGRRVGYCNWVLEGGAIDGDGTGVVVTTEQCLLNPNRNPTLDKAQIEARLRDDLGLTKVVWLGDGLLNDHTDGHVDNLARFVGEGKLALPEAAENDPNWQVYQHALRDARAAGLEVVTIPSPGRVLRDEEVVPASYMNFYIGNAAVVVPLYGAENDEAAVRAVQALFADREAVGLRADHILTGGGSFHCISQQIPAGA; from the coding sequence GTGACCGTCGTTCCGCCGCCCGCCGAATGGGCACCGCATGACGCCGTATGGATCGGCTTTCCGAGCCATCCCGAATTGTGGGAGGAGGATCTCGATCCGGCCCGCGCCGAAGTCGCCGCCTTTGCCCGTGCGGTGCATGCCGAGGGCCGCGGCGAGACGGTGATCCTCGTCGCCGCCGATGCCGAGGCGGGCGCGGCGGCGCGGACGATGGCGCCGTTCGCCGAGGTGGTGGTCGAGCCGTTCGGCGACATCTGGCTGCGCGATACGGGTCCGATCCTGCTCGGTAATGGCGAGGCCTGCGACTTCGGCTTCAACGGCTGGGGCGGCAAATACGATCTACCCGGCGACGATACGATCGGCCTGCGCCTCGCCAAGCAGCGCGGTCGCCGCGTCGGTTACTGCAATTGGGTGCTCGAGGGCGGCGCGATCGACGGCGACGGCACCGGCGTCGTGGTGACGACCGAGCAATGTCTGCTCAACCCCAACCGCAACCCGACGCTCGACAAGGCGCAGATCGAGGCGCGGCTGCGCGACGACCTCGGGCTGACCAAGGTGGTGTGGCTGGGCGACGGGCTGCTCAACGACCATACCGACGGCCATGTCGACAATCTCGCCCGCTTCGTCGGCGAGGGGAAACTGGCGCTGCCGGAAGCGGCGGAGAACGACCCCAATTGGCAGGTCTACCAGCATGCGTTGCGCGATGCACGGGCCGCGGGGCTGGAGGTGGTGACGATCCCGTCGCCGGGCCGCGTGCTGCGCGACGAGGAGGTCGTGCCGGCGAGCTATATGAACTTCTACATCGGCAATGCCGCGGTGGTGGTGCCGCTGTACGGTGCGGAGAATGACGAGGCCGCGGTGCGCGCGGTACAGGCGCTGTTCGCCGATCGCGAGGCGGTGGGGCTGCGCGCCGACCATATCCTGACCGGCGGCGGCAGCTTCCATTGCATCAGCCAGCAGATCCCGGCGGGGGCGTGA
- a CDS encoding alpha/beta hydrolase, which translates to MMRRAFALAVLLAAAPLPAQDPAPQQPPSYTAIKLWPDGAPGSRARRQEAEVARVYWVRNIHDPSLIAFPADPAHRNGAAIVIMPGGGHKLLVWTNEGTKVATALNRMGITAFVLKYRLANEPGSKYSVEGDAADDARRAMRWVRAHAADYGIDPARVGAMGFSAGGELVSQIADNPEPAGRPAVDAIDRLPARPDFQVLVFPGPRGIPAKAIAGAPPAFIVAGSRDACCAPPSVALYEQLRKAGVSAELHMYADSDHAFNLDESNRISILHWPDRLDDWLADSGWLSPRPHAGGK; encoded by the coding sequence ATGATGCGCCGAGCCTTTGCCTTGGCGGTCCTGCTGGCGGCGGCACCGTTGCCCGCGCAGGATCCGGCCCCGCAACAACCGCCCAGTTACACCGCGATCAAGCTGTGGCCCGACGGCGCCCCCGGATCGCGCGCGCGCCGGCAGGAGGCCGAGGTCGCCCGCGTCTATTGGGTGCGCAACATCCACGATCCCTCGCTGATCGCCTTCCCGGCCGATCCCGCGCACCGCAACGGCGCCGCGATCGTCATCATGCCCGGCGGCGGTCACAAATTGCTCGTCTGGACCAACGAGGGCACCAAGGTCGCCACCGCGCTCAACCGCATGGGCATCACGGCCTTCGTTCTCAAATACCGGCTCGCGAACGAGCCCGGCTCGAAATATTCGGTCGAGGGCGACGCCGCCGACGATGCGCGCCGCGCGATGCGCTGGGTGCGCGCGCATGCCGCCGATTACGGCATCGACCCCGCCCGCGTCGGCGCGATGGGCTTTTCCGCCGGTGGCGAACTGGTCTCGCAGATCGCCGACAATCCCGAACCTGCTGGCCGCCCCGCGGTGGATGCGATCGACCGCCTGCCCGCGCGTCCCGATTTCCAGGTGCTCGTCTTCCCCGGCCCGCGCGGCATCCCCGCCAAGGCGATCGCCGGCGCGCCGCCCGCCTTCATCGTCGCGGGCAGCCGCGACGCCTGCTGCGCGCCGCCCTCGGTCGCGCTCTACGAGCAATTGCGCAAGGCGGGCGTGTCGGCGGAATTGCATATGTACGCCGACAGCGATCACGCCTTCAACCTCGACGAATCGAACCGGATCTCGATCCTGCACTGGCCCGACCGGCTCGACGACTGGCTGGCGGACAGCGGCTGGCTGTCGCCGCGACCACACGCCGGCGGCAAATGA
- the folK gene encoding 2-amino-4-hydroxy-6-hydroxymethyldihydropteridine diphosphokinase yields MATAIYAIGIGSNRRGRHGGPADEVRAAIAAIGGLVAASPVIGSAPLGPSIRRFANAAILIGSDETPPVLLARLKGIEAAFGRRRGRRWGARVIDLDILLWSGGSWRDPRLTVPHAALSARGFVLGPLARIAPGWRVPPQARSVRQLAHAVDRPRPRP; encoded by the coding sequence ATGGCGACGGCAATCTATGCGATCGGGATCGGATCGAACCGGCGCGGGCGACACGGCGGCCCCGCCGACGAGGTGCGCGCGGCGATCGCGGCGATCGGCGGGCTGGTCGCGGCGTCGCCGGTGATCGGCTCGGCGCCGCTCGGGCCGTCGATCCGCCGCTTCGCCAATGCCGCGATCCTGATCGGCAGCGACGAGACCCCGCCGGTGCTGCTTGCGCGGCTCAAGGGGATCGAGGCGGCGTTCGGCCGGCGGCGCGGGCGGCGCTGGGGGGCGCGGGTGATCGACCTCGATATCCTGCTCTGGTCGGGCGGCAGCTGGCGCGATCCGCGGCTGACCGTGCCGCATGCGGCGCTATCCGCGCGCGGCTTCGTGCTGGGGCCGCTCGCGCGGATCGCGCCGGGCTGGCGCGTGCCGCCGCAGGCGCGAAGTGTTCGACAATTGGCACATGCAGTTGACCGACCGCGTCCCCGCCCCTAG
- the aguB gene encoding N-carbamoylputrescine amidase yields the protein MTQITVAALQLAFSDDIDANIANVSRLVREAAGQGAQVILPPELFEGEYFCRVEDEGLFANAAPVREHKAVLAMQALAEALKVTIPTSFFEADGPHYYNSLAMIGPDGEVQGVYRKSHIPDGPGYEEKFYFRPGNTGFKVWPAPPAAPGWTLGVGVCWDQWYPETARALMLMGAQVLFYPTAIGSEPHDTSLDTARLWRRAMVGHAVSNVVPVIAANRIGTEHGQHFYGTSFIVDERGDVLAELGRDEEGVIVATLDLERVKRHRAAFGFFRDRRPELYGRLVQDV from the coding sequence ATGACCCAGATCACCGTCGCCGCGCTGCAGCTCGCCTTCTCCGACGATATCGATGCGAACATCGCCAACGTCTCGCGCCTCGTGCGCGAGGCGGCGGGGCAGGGCGCGCAGGTGATCCTGCCGCCCGAATTGTTCGAGGGCGAATATTTCTGCCGCGTCGAGGACGAAGGGCTGTTCGCCAATGCCGCGCCGGTGCGCGAGCACAAGGCGGTGCTGGCGATGCAGGCGCTCGCCGAGGCGCTCAAGGTGACGATCCCGACCAGCTTCTTCGAGGCGGACGGGCCGCATTATTACAACAGCCTCGCGATGATCGGCCCCGACGGCGAGGTGCAGGGCGTCTATCGCAAGAGCCACATCCCCGACGGCCCCGGCTACGAGGAGAAATTCTACTTCCGCCCCGGCAATACCGGCTTCAAGGTCTGGCCGGCGCCGCCGGCCGCGCCGGGCTGGACGCTCGGCGTCGGCGTCTGCTGGGACCAATGGTATCCCGAGACCGCGCGCGCGCTGATGCTGATGGGCGCGCAGGTGCTGTTCTACCCGACCGCGATCGGCAGCGAGCCGCATGACACCAGCCTCGACACCGCACGGCTGTGGCGGCGCGCGATGGTCGGCCATGCCGTGTCCAACGTCGTGCCGGTCATCGCTGCCAACCGGATCGGCACGGAGCACGGCCAGCATTTCTACGGCACCAGCTTCATCGTCGACGAGCGCGGCGACGTGCTCGCCGAACTGGGTCGCGACGAGGAAGGCGTGATCGTGGCGACGCTCGACCTCGAACGGGTCAAGCGCCACCGCGCCGCCTTCGGCTTCTTCCGCGATCGCCGGCCCGAATTGTACGGGCGGCTCGTTCAGGACGTTTGA
- a CDS encoding uracil-DNA glycosylase, with protein sequence MTFDTLAPDIATDLPVPDPLAAVEPPHDCPRCPRLVAAREALRLDNPTWWNAPVPAFGDPEAWLAIVGLAPGLHGANRTGRAFTGDHSGALLFATLGKLGLATGTFANRVTDDLALTGAIVVNAVKCLPPANKPTPEEIRTCRPFLDGEIAALPNVRIVVALGQIAHQSAVKVMGGRLPKANFAHGAEHRMPDGRILLDSYHPSRYNQNTGRIDEAMFESVFARAVALRQTS encoded by the coding sequence ATGACCTTCGATACGCTCGCGCCCGACATCGCCACCGACCTGCCCGTCCCCGATCCGCTCGCCGCGGTCGAGCCGCCGCACGACTGCCCGCGCTGCCCGCGGCTCGTCGCCGCGCGGGAAGCGCTGCGGCTGGACAACCCGACCTGGTGGAACGCCCCCGTCCCCGCCTTCGGCGATCCCGAGGCATGGCTGGCGATCGTCGGCCTCGCGCCGGGGCTGCACGGCGCCAACCGCACCGGGCGGGCGTTCACCGGCGACCATTCGGGCGCGTTGCTGTTCGCGACGCTGGGCAAGCTCGGCCTCGCCACCGGCACCTTCGCCAATCGCGTCACCGACGATCTGGCGCTGACCGGCGCGATCGTCGTCAATGCGGTCAAATGCCTGCCGCCCGCCAACAAGCCGACGCCGGAGGAGATCCGCACCTGCCGCCCGTTCCTCGACGGCGAGATCGCGGCGCTGCCCAACGTGCGCATCGTCGTCGCGCTCGGTCAGATCGCGCATCAGTCGGCGGTCAAGGTGATGGGCGGACGCCTGCCCAAGGCCAATTTCGCGCACGGCGCCGAGCATCGCATGCCTGACGGTCGCATCCTGCTCGATAGCTATCACCCCTCGCGCTACAACCAGAACACCGGCCGGATCGACGAAGCGATGTTCGAATCGGTGTTCGCCCGCGCGGTGGCGCTCCGTCAAACGTCCTGA
- a CDS encoding M28 family metallopeptidase, whose protein sequence is MRRFVLAALLATPGMALAQSAPPISVETMKAVTRTLSSDAFEGRAPGSAGEEKTLAYLEQQFAKAGLKPGNKGSWLQDVPLVEITAQNVTPLTITGGKTPLALAYGKDMVVGTYRVTPHIDVKDSDIVFAGYGIVAPEKGWNDYAGLDVKGKTVIVLINDPDWQTPGLTGPFNGRAMTYYGRWTYKYEEAARQGAAAVIIVHQTEPAAYGWNVVQSSNTGAAHVADAANGHMDDTAAHGWMQLDKARALFASAGKDFDSLAAAAKVKGFKPVPLGLKASVRFDNQIKKQISHNVVGILPGREAPDEYVLLSAHWDHLGRCTPVNGDDICNGAVDNADGTAALVALAEANAKAGPARRSMVFVALTAEESGLLGSAYYGENPVYPLAKTVGGANMDALAMYGPAKDVIVIGPGKSQLDGYLTAALKRQGRTATPEPTPEKGFYYRSDHFSLAKHGVPMVYFETGQNLVKGGLAAGQAAAKDYEENRYHAPSDEYDPNWDWSGVQQDVGLYYMIARDLADGRDWPNWTPGDEFRAIRDKSRASLGAAK, encoded by the coding sequence ATGCGTCGTTTCGTTCTTGCGGCCCTGCTTGCCACGCCCGGCATGGCGCTCGCCCAATCCGCGCCGCCGATCTCGGTCGAGACGATGAAGGCCGTCACCAGGACGCTGTCGTCGGACGCCTTCGAAGGTCGCGCGCCGGGTAGCGCGGGCGAGGAGAAGACACTCGCCTATCTCGAACAGCAATTCGCCAAGGCGGGCCTGAAGCCGGGCAACAAGGGCAGCTGGTTGCAGGACGTGCCGCTGGTCGAGATCACCGCGCAGAACGTCACGCCGCTGACCATCACCGGCGGCAAGACGCCGCTCGCCCTCGCTTACGGCAAGGACATGGTGGTCGGCACCTATCGCGTCACGCCGCATATCGACGTCAAGGACAGCGACATCGTTTTCGCGGGTTACGGCATCGTCGCGCCCGAGAAGGGCTGGAACGATTACGCCGGGCTCGACGTGAAGGGGAAGACGGTGATCGTCCTCATCAATGATCCCGACTGGCAGACGCCGGGGCTGACCGGCCCGTTCAACGGCCGTGCGATGACCTATTACGGCCGCTGGACGTACAAATATGAGGAAGCGGCACGGCAAGGCGCGGCGGCGGTGATCATCGTCCACCAGACCGAGCCTGCGGCCTATGGCTGGAACGTCGTCCAGTCGAGCAACACCGGCGCGGCGCATGTCGCCGATGCCGCCAACGGCCATATGGACGACACCGCCGCGCACGGCTGGATGCAGCTCGACAAGGCGCGTGCGCTGTTCGCCAGCGCCGGCAAGGACTTCGATAGCCTCGCCGCCGCCGCGAAGGTCAAGGGCTTCAAGCCGGTGCCGCTCGGGCTGAAGGCGTCGGTGCGCTTCGACAACCAGATCAAGAAGCAGATTTCGCACAATGTCGTCGGCATCCTGCCCGGCCGCGAGGCGCCGGACGAATACGTCCTGCTGTCGGCACATTGGGATCATCTCGGCCGCTGCACCCCGGTCAACGGCGACGACATCTGCAACGGCGCGGTCGACAATGCCGACGGCACCGCGGCGCTGGTCGCGCTCGCCGAGGCCAATGCCAAGGCCGGGCCGGCGCGCCGCTCGATGGTGTTCGTGGCGCTGACCGCCGAGGAATCGGGGCTGCTCGGCTCGGCTTATTATGGCGAGAACCCGGTCTATCCGCTCGCCAAGACGGTCGGCGGCGCCAATATGGACGCGCTCGCCATGTACGGCCCCGCGAAGGACGTGATCGTGATCGGGCCGGGCAAGTCGCAGCTCGACGGCTATCTCACCGCCGCCCTCAAGCGGCAGGGCCGCACCGCGACGCCCGAGCCGACGCCAGAGAAGGGCTTCTATTATCGCTCGGACCATTTCAGCCTCGCCAAGCACGGCGTGCCGATGGTCTATTTCGAAACCGGCCAGAATCTGGTGAAGGGCGGGCTCGCCGCGGGTCAGGCGGCGGCGAAGGATTACGAGGAGAATCGCTATCACGCGCCCTCCGACGAATATGATCCCAATTGGGACTGGAGCGGCGTGCAGCAGGATGTCGGCCTCTATTATATGATCGCGCGCGATCTCGCCGACGGCCGCGACTGGCCCAATTGGACGCCAGGCGACGAATTCCGTGCGATCCGCGACAAGAGCCGCGCCAGCCTGGGAGCCGCGAAGTGA
- a CDS encoding glycoside hydrolase family 43 protein has protein sequence MRLRLALCLTAATLGATATLALAQVAKPAPAAEPRSPEGKRYLSQPLVKNLYFADPSAHVFNGKLYVYPSHDVDAGIPDDDLGTQYAMHDYRVLSMDRIGGPVTVHPVAIDVKDIPWASKQTWAPDAAYKNGTYYLYMPARDKQGVFRIGVATSKSPTGPFKAEAAPIKGSFSIDPAVFTDADGQSYMYFGGIWGGQLQRWTTGRFDPNAGDTDMKQDDKPALSPKMARLSADMKQFAEPPRDVVITDEAGKPVLGGDHNRRFFEASWVFKRGGKYYFTYSTGDTHFLNYAVGTTPYGPFRYTGHILSPVQGWTSHHSIVEFKGKWWLFYHDTQLSNKNYLRSAKVAELTFNPDGTIVQLDPFKN, from the coding sequence ATGAGGCTTCGTCTCGCCCTCTGCCTGACCGCCGCCACGCTCGGCGCCACCGCCACGCTCGCGCTCGCGCAGGTCGCCAAGCCCGCGCCCGCCGCCGAGCCGCGCAGCCCCGAGGGCAAGCGCTATCTCAGCCAGCCGCTCGTCAAGAACCTCTATTTCGCCGACCCTTCGGCGCACGTCTTCAACGGCAAGCTCTACGTCTACCCGAGCCACGACGTCGACGCCGGCATCCCCGACGACGATCTCGGCACGCAATATGCGATGCACGACTATCGCGTGCTCAGCATGGATCGCATCGGCGGCCCGGTGACGGTGCATCCGGTGGCGATCGACGTGAAGGATATCCCCTGGGCCTCCAAGCAGACCTGGGCGCCCGACGCCGCCTATAAGAACGGCACCTATTATCTCTACATGCCCGCGCGCGACAAACAGGGCGTGTTCCGCATCGGCGTCGCCACGTCGAAGTCGCCGACCGGCCCGTTCAAGGCCGAGGCCGCGCCGATCAAGGGCAGCTTCTCGATCGATCCCGCGGTGTTCACCGACGCCGACGGCCAGAGCTACATGTATTTCGGCGGCATCTGGGGCGGCCAGCTTCAGCGCTGGACCACCGGCCGTTTCGATCCGAACGCCGGCGACACCGACATGAAGCAGGACGACAAGCCCGCTTTGTCGCCCAAGATGGCGCGCCTGTCGGCCGACATGAAGCAGTTCGCCGAGCCGCCGCGCGATGTCGTCATCACCGACGAGGCCGGCAAGCCGGTGCTCGGCGGCGACCACAACCGCCGCTTCTTCGAGGCGTCGTGGGTGTTCAAGCGCGGCGGCAAATATTATTTCACCTATTCGACCGGCGACACCCATTTCCTCAATTATGCGGTCGGCACCACGCCCTACGGTCCGTTCCGCTATACCGGCCATATCCTGTCGCCGGTGCAGGGCTGGACGTCGCATCACTCGATCGTCGAGTTCAAGGGCAAGTGGTGGCTGTTCTATCACGACACGCAATTGTCGAATAAGAACTACCTGCGCTCGGCCAAGGTCGCCGAACTGACCTTCAATCCGGACGGCACGATCGTGCAGCTCGACCCCTTCAAGAACTGA